DNA sequence from the Thermoplasma sp. Kam2015 genome:
GCTCATGCTGAGAAATCATGCGAGGAATAATTAAATAGCGGCCTTGGAATTAGATGATCATGCAGATCAATTTCTACAGGGTTAGAATCCCATTTCTAAGGCCATTCACAACGAGTTTTGGAACAGAGGAATACAGGGAGGCACTGCTTTTCAGGATTTCGCACGAAGGCATAGATGCATATTCCGAATCAGTCACATCGGTGATACCAGACTACGGATATGAAGATAACACCACTGCCATGCATGTGATAAGGGATCTTGCGGCAAAATATATCGCAGACCTACCTGATCCAGCCACATTTATGGAGAGGGTGAAGGGGATAAAGGGACACAATATGGCAAAGGCCGCACTGGAGATGCTGCTCTGGGATTATCACAGCAAGGCTAGCAATCAGCCTCTTTACAGATATTTGGGAAAGAGCAGAGGCTATGCCAACGTTGGAATATCCATAGGCATGGCTAAGATTGAAGATATGGAGGATCAGATAGAGAAGGCCCTATCGCTGGGATACAAGAGGATAAAGGTGAAGATCGCAAGGGGAAGGGAAAACATAGTCAAAGAGATACGCGATTCGTTTCCTGATATACCCTTGAGCGTGGATGCGAACGGAGATTACGGTGCGGCCGATATACCGAGGTTAAAGGATCTGGACAGGTACGATCTTGAATATATCGAACAACCATTTCCCGGTGATGATCTGATATATCATTCCAAGCTGAAAAAGGAGATCTCAACACCCATATGTCTTGACGAATCTATAACCTCTGCGGATAAGGCTCTGAAGGCCTTCGATATAGGAGCTGCTGACGTTATAAATATCAAACCAGGACGCATTGGGGGGTTCTCAGAATCGCTGAAGGTCGCAGAGATAGCTAGAGAGAATGGAGGTCATGTCTGGGTTGGTGGAATGCTTGAGACGGGCATAGGCAGGGCATTCAACATAGCCTTTGCATCCCTGGAGATGGTTGATTATCCTGGAGATACATCACCCAACGAAAAGTACTTTGGCAAAGACATCGTTCTAAACCCATTCAAGATGAAGAATGGGATCATAGAACCGTATCATGATGCTGGCATAGGGGTAAGGATCGATGAGGGCGCTCTGATTAGGTACATGGTCGAGGCGGGCACCATATCAATCTGATGAGGCCTTGTAAATCCTGTCGATTGTTATTATGTCTCTTAGCGCTATCTCCGGAGGCATGGGTACAGGTTCGTCCTTCTCCACCGATTCAAGAAAGCCTCCGATCTCCTTTTCTATCACGTCATAAGTTTCGACGGGAATATGCTTCCCGTTGACTATTATATCTCCATAGGCCGTCTTTCTCTTCCTCTGTGTCCACGGTTCCAATGGCTTCGTTCCGACATCTTCATAGATGCTTCCATTATCACCAATAATTTCAAATTCAGGTATCAGCGGATACTCTGGATAATTCCATGAA
Encoded proteins:
- the menC gene encoding o-succinylbenzoate synthase; translation: MQINFYRVRIPFLRPFTTSFGTEEYREALLFRISHEGIDAYSESVTSVIPDYGYEDNTTAMHVIRDLAAKYIADLPDPATFMERVKGIKGHNMAKAALEMLLWDYHSKASNQPLYRYLGKSRGYANVGISIGMAKIEDMEDQIEKALSLGYKRIKVKIARGRENIVKEIRDSFPDIPLSVDANGDYGAADIPRLKDLDRYDLEYIEQPFPGDDLIYHSKLKKEISTPICLDESITSADKALKAFDIGAADVINIKPGRIGGFSESLKVAEIARENGGHVWVGGMLETGIGRAFNIAFASLEMVDYPGDTSPNEKYFGKDIVLNPFKMKNGIIEPYHDAGIGVRIDEGALIRYMVEAGTISI